TCAGATGGATGAATTTAAACTGATTCATCACTACTTCGCTACTGCGGGCTGTGCTCGCGGTGGCGAATCTATTGCCTTAGGGATAGGCGATGACTGCGCCTTGCTGCAGCCTAGCCCTAACCATCAATTAGCCGTTTCAACCGACAGTTTGGTTGAAACGGTACACTTTCCTGCGCAGGCCGATCCCGCGCTATTAGCACAGCGAGCTTTAGCGGTGAACCTGAGCGATTTGGCGGCAATGGGCGCTGAACCGCTAGGTTTTACTCTAGCCTTAACCTTACCCAGCGCTGATCAACAGTGGCTAACGGCTTTTGCTGAGGGACTTAATCAAGCCGCCTTACAGCATGCTATTAGTTTGATCGGTGGCGATACCACCCGCGGACCTTTAAGCCTCACTCTGACGGTGTTGGGGCAGGTACCGGTCGGGCAGGCGTTAGTACGTAGTGGCGCCCAAGTAGGGGATCTGCTGTGTGTCAGCGGCGTGTTAGGCGCGGCAAACTTAGCTTTGCCCTGGGTATTACAGCCCTCGACCGCTGAGTCGGCGCAGACTTCGCAGTTGTTAACTGCTTACTGGCAACCCCAGCCACAATTAGCATTGGGCCGAGCGCTGCGACAGCGGGCTACGGCTGCGCTAGATATTTCTGATGGCTTGCTAGCGGATGCAGGGCATCTGGCTAAAGCTTCTGGGGTCGGTCTAGTGATTGATGCCCATTTAGTGCCCTGTGTAATGGATCTTCCATTAGCGCAGGCATTACCGGCCGCCTTAACCGGTGGCGACGACTATCATTTGGTGTTCACCTTGCCGCCGCAGCACTTAACGATTATTCAAAGCGCCTTTCCCAATGTTCGAGCGATTGGTCAGGTGGTCGCCGGAGCAGGAGTGGAGTTGATCAATTTTGCGGCTGCAACGGATGTTAAGGTGCAGCCAGGGTACACACATTTTTAGGAGTTCCTATGTCCAGTGCCAACCCAAGAGTCTGGCGTAACCTATGGCATTTTCTAGCCTTTGGCTTCGGCTCAGGTTTAGCGCCTAAGGCTCAAGGTACTTGGGGTACAGTGGTAGGTTTACTCTTTGTGCCAGTGCTGTCTCAGCTGTCTTTGACTTGGTTAGCCATTTTTTTGCTGGCCGCAACGCTCTTTGGGTGTTGGCTGTGCGATAAGGTGGCTAAGGACTTAGGCGTGCATGACCACAATGGCATTGTTTGGGATGAGTTTGTTGGTATTTGGCTAACTTTTTTTGCTGTGCCCCTGACTTGGTATTGGCTAGTGCTGGGTTTTATATTATTTCGTGTGTTTGATATAGCCAAACCTTGGCCAGTGAGTTGGGCGGATCAAAAGGTTGGTGGCGGGGTCGGAATTATGCTGGACGATATTCTTGCTGGAATAATGGCAGCAGGCGTTCTACAGCTGGTGTTATTTATTGTGGCGGCGTAGCACGCCAAGTAATCTAAAGGGAGTGAGCCCAATGAAGTTAGGATTTAAAGCACTAGGATTAGTGTTAACGATGAGCCTAGTTGGCTGCCAAACCGTCAATACCACCAGTGGCGACAGTGTCGGTGTGCAGCGTAAACAGTATATGTTTAGCTTGTTGAGTACCGAGCAGATTAATCAAAGTTCAGCTTTGCAGTATCAAGAAATGATACAAACAGCAGCCAGTAAGGGCATGGTTGAGCGTAATACTGCTAATGCGCGGCGTTTAGAGGTGATTGGCCAGCGCTTAATTAAGCAGGCACCTTATTACCGCGCTGATGCAGCAAGCTGGCCGTGGGAAGTTAACCTGATTAAATCGCCTGAGCTAAATGCTAGCTGCATGCCTGGCGGTAAAATTATTTTCTTTAGCGGTATTATAGAAAAACTGCAGCTCACGGATGATGAAATCGCGGCAATTATGGGCCATGAAATTGCCCATGCTTTACGTGAGCATAGCCGTGAGGCGATGTCTAAAGCCTATGCCTTAGAAGTGGGTAAGTTAGGTTTAGTTACCTTGTTGGGTTTGGGCGAGCAGGGTATGCAGTTGACCAATGCCGCAGTGGAATATGGTTTAACTTTACCTAATAGCCGCAGCGCTGAAACCGAGGCTGATCTACTTGGGATTGAGTTGGCCGCGAGAGCCGGTTATAACCCGCAAGCGGCGGTGACGCTTTGGCAAAAAATGGCCCAGGCCAGTAGTGGTGCGCCTCCTGAGTTCTTAAGTACGCACCCTGCTTCCGCATCACGGATTAACACCTTGCAAGCTGTAGTACCTAAAGTGCTGCCGATTTATCAGCAGGCAAAAAACCGTTATTAATCTGGCTAGCTGGCGCTGAGACGGCCAGTTTGCCGCTTAATTAACAATTAGACGGCTAAATCTGGTACCTTAAGCGCCTTTTTAACGCACCACACTCTTTTAAATGACGAGTGCCATTAACTTAAACAGCCATTGGAGCAGTCATGTGCGACGCTATTGCTAACAACTACCGCGAGATTCTTCAGCAATTAGGAGAAGACCCTGAGCGTGAAGGATTACTAGATACCCCCCAACGTGCCGCGAAAGCGATGCAGTATCTATGCAACGGCTATGGTAAAACCTTAGACGAGGTAGTTAATGGTGCGCTGTTTGAGTCAGATAGCGATGAAATGGTAATTGTCCGTAACATTGAGCTGTACTCTTTATGCGAGCACCATATTCTGCCGTTTATTGGTAAGGCGCATGTGGCCTATATTCCTACCGGTAAAGTGATTGGCTTATCCAAGGTTGCACGGATTGTGGATATGTTTGCTCGGCGGTTACAGATTCAAGAAAACCTCACTCGACAAATTGCCGATGCGATTCAAGATGTTACCCAAGCGGCGGGTGTTGCTGTGGTGATTGAAGCGCAGCATATGTGCATGATGATGCGTGGGGTGGAAAAGCAAAACTCAGTGATGACTTCCTCAGCAATGTTAGGTGCGTTCCGTAATTCCGGTACCACCCGCCAAGAGTTTTTGCAGTTGATCCGTGACTAACCTCTTGGGTTAACCTGTGCGCTACTCACTGAAAGGTGTTAGGACGTCCTAGCACCTTTTTTATTGCCGCTGATTAATGGGCTGTCTTACGGCAACTGGCAACTAGTTGCGCGGTTTAGCCCGTGCCGTTGGCTCAGCGAGTAAAGGATTATCCGGCCAGTAATGCTTAGGGTAGCGACCTTTTAAATCTTTTTTTACCTCGTGGTAGGTGTTTTGCCAAAAGCTGGCTAAGTCCATCGTTACCTGTACCGGGCGTTGGGCCGGTGACAACAAGTGTAATTTAAGTGGCTGTAACCCTTTTGCTAATTTCGGCGTTTGCGCTAAACCAAATAACTCTTGTAAGCGTACGGCAAGTACTGGGGGGCGCTCGAGGTAATCAATCCGTTTATTAGAGCCAGAGGGTACTTGAATGTGAGAGGGACAGAGCTGATTGAGTTGCTGTTGTTGCTCCCAGGAAAGAAGCGAGTGCAGGGCATGGCCCAGCTCGATTTTGGCTAGTTGCGCTTGACGCTGAACACCTTGCACAAAAGGCAGCAGCCAATGTTCCAGTGAATTGATTAGCGCGGCTTGGCTTACATCGGGCCATTTTTCTTCGCTAGTTAGTTGCCCTTGTTGCTGTAAATCATGCAGCAACTGAACCCGCGCCAACCATTGTTGGTGTTCCGGTATCCAGGGTAAACAGCTGAGTTGTTGCTGGCGTATATAACTGATTAAGGTTTGTGCAATTAACGACTGATCAATGGCGGCATGGGCTTGCGTACTTAACGTCAGTGCTCCGACCTTAACCCGCTGTTGAGCAATAAAACCACCGGCATCAGCTTGCCATGCACATTCACTCA
The sequence above is a segment of the Thiopseudomonas alkaliphila genome. Coding sequences within it:
- the folE gene encoding GTP cyclohydrolase I FolE codes for the protein MCDAIANNYREILQQLGEDPEREGLLDTPQRAAKAMQYLCNGYGKTLDEVVNGALFESDSDEMVIVRNIELYSLCEHHILPFIGKAHVAYIPTGKVIGLSKVARIVDMFARRLQIQENLTRQIADAIQDVTQAAGVAVVIEAQHMCMMMRGVEKQNSVMTSSAMLGAFRNSGTTRQEFLQLIRD
- the thiL gene encoding thiamine-phosphate kinase: MDEFKLIHHYFATAGCARGGESIALGIGDDCALLQPSPNHQLAVSTDSLVETVHFPAQADPALLAQRALAVNLSDLAAMGAEPLGFTLALTLPSADQQWLTAFAEGLNQAALQHAISLIGGDTTRGPLSLTLTVLGQVPVGQALVRSGAQVGDLLCVSGVLGAANLALPWVLQPSTAESAQTSQLLTAYWQPQPQLALGRALRQRATAALDISDGLLADAGHLAKASGVGLVIDAHLVPCVMDLPLAQALPAALTGGDDYHLVFTLPPQHLTIIQSAFPNVRAIGQVVAGAGVELINFAAATDVKVQPGYTHF
- a CDS encoding M48 family metallopeptidase; the protein is MKLGFKALGLVLTMSLVGCQTVNTTSGDSVGVQRKQYMFSLLSTEQINQSSALQYQEMIQTAASKGMVERNTANARRLEVIGQRLIKQAPYYRADAASWPWEVNLIKSPELNASCMPGGKIIFFSGIIEKLQLTDDEIAAIMGHEIAHALREHSREAMSKAYALEVGKLGLVTLLGLGEQGMQLTNAAVEYGLTLPNSRSAETEADLLGIELAARAGYNPQAAVTLWQKMAQASSGAPPEFLSTHPASASRINTLQAVVPKVLPIYQQAKNRY
- a CDS encoding phosphatidylglycerophosphatase A family protein; amino-acid sequence: MSSANPRVWRNLWHFLAFGFGSGLAPKAQGTWGTVVGLLFVPVLSQLSLTWLAIFLLAATLFGCWLCDKVAKDLGVHDHNGIVWDEFVGIWLTFFAVPLTWYWLVLGFILFRVFDIAKPWPVSWADQKVGGGVGIMLDDILAGIMAAGVLQLVLFIVAA